AGGTGTGCCGGAAACAGATCCGATCGTCGTCGAAGGAATCAAGGCGGCTCGTGAAAGAGCTGACACGGGCGCGTACGCAAGAATTGGATATGACCACGTCTACGAGGCGGGTGTCGACGCCATGTTACTGGCCGACGTCGGGGATCCGGGCCTGCATTTCGTGCAGCTTCAGGCAATCGCCGATTATGTGCAATCAGTACAGCGAGCCGACGGATCGTGGAGTGACTCTCCTCAGGCCCCCGGCGACGTCAGCATGTCGCAATACGGCGTCCTGGCTCTGTGGGCCGCGAAACGTATTGGCTGCAATGTTTCTGGCGCCGCGTTTGACAATGCAGCAACCTATTTTGCGAAGAACCGGAACGGCGACGGAGGCTGGGGTTATCGACCGGGTACAACCAAAGGAGTCGGCGGCGGAAATTCCACACACAACATGACGTTGGCGGCGGCAGGCAGTATCGCGGTGGCTCGCACGCTTCTGTACGGCCCCAAAGGTCAGAAGCAGGAAAAGCCCAAAGAAGACAACGTGAAGTACGGAGTGCTCGAAAAGGCGTCTCCAGACGCAGAAATCGGCGGCAAAAACGGAACGGCGTATCCCGGCTACAAAGCCAAGAATAATGCGGGAAATCTCGACGATGCAGTAAGCCGCGGAATCGCATGGAACCAGGCGCGATACTCTCCGGTCAGCCCCATGCAACATCACAAAATCTATTTCTACTACACGTTGGAACGAGCGTCCGCGTTGGCCGATCTTCCCGAAGGCTGGTACACAGACTACGGCGACGGACTACTAACGCTGCAGGACAAGGAAGGCGCGTTTCCCACGACATCGAGCAGCATGGTCGGTACCAGTCTTGCCATTTTGTACTTCATGCGTTCGACGAAGCAGATTCTGGATAAGCAGTATTCTGGTGGCGTCATGTCGGGAGCTCGCGGGCTCGATTCGCTGTTTGGCAAAAAAGAAAAAAAGAAGGAACTGACATCGCTGGATGTGCTGATCGGTCAGCTGGAATCTGCCGACCTCTCGAAGCTTGATGACCTTTCCGAAGAAGAAGTTGCGGCGTCCATTCAGTTCAGCGACCCGGAAGAACTGATCGGTCGTGTTGACGCGCTGAAGACGTTGCTGAAGAACAAGAGTGCCGAAAATCGCAGGGCGGCTTACTTCGCTCTGGGACGGACGGGCGATTTTTCGCTGGTGCCGGAAATTATGAAGGGCCTGCGAGATCCCGCCATCGCTGTGAATCAAACCGCCCTGGACGCTTTGCGGTACATCTCGCGAAAGCCCAATGGCCTCGGCCTGACGCGCACACCTCTGGCCGGTGCGGAAACGGCGAGTGAAGAACGGCGAGTCGAAGTGGCTAACCAGTGGCGGACAAAAGCCTACGACACATGGATGGCATGGTACCGTAAGGTCCGACCATTCGAAGAAACCGATGGGCTGGATGAAATAGGAGCCCTCACCGGCGGCCGGTAACTTCACGCGATCAAAACAACGCATAGATGAATGGTGCCACGCCGGACGAGGTCAGATACACAAGGCCCCCGACCAGCAGCGACACCACGATGATCGGAGTCAGCCACCACTTCTTTTCTTCCTTGATAAACAGCCAAAACTCGGCCAGCAGGCCCATATCGTCTTCACCGGCAAGCTGTTCGAATTCCGTTTCGGATTTCGTTGGCTGATGGTCGGAAGTTTTGTCAGTCATCGTTGGATCTTCAGGGAACTCTAAAACTGCCGAAAGTAGCGACCGCTCTTCGGCGTTGGCGGCCGCCGTTGCCAAAAGGTTTCGTGGCCACCTACCGAACGACGTTGCAATGCATCTCGTCCAATCATTCTAAACACAACCGCCATCGGAAGAAAGACCCCAACAAACATCAACAGCAAAGCCACTTCGCCCACTACCAGCCCGATCGGAAACGCCAGCACGGTGAGTCCGACAAACAGCGGCTGAAGAATCCGAGGTTTGATCAAACCAACACCGCAAATCAGCAATCCAGCGACGCCAGCCCACGCCGTGGCGGACAGACTGCGACTCCAGAACCAGACAATCAGCGGGACGACAACGGCGCACGCTGCCCCGAACTGGCGAAGCTGCCGTTGCGATGGTTTCAGGTTGAAGTGAAGCAATGCCATGCTGAGTTTCTAATCCAATTCAAACTGATCCAGGTGATTCTGGCGGTCAGCTTCACTCATTTGATTCGGCTGTTCCTGCTTTTTCAGCACATGCCGACCCAACACAAGCACATCCATATCAGTCGTCATAAAACAGCGATACGCATCTTCCGGCGTACATACGATCGGTTCACTCCGCACATTAAAGCTGGTGTTAATCATGACGGGACAACCGGTGTGCGTGTGGAACGTCGTCAGCAATCGATGCAGCAGCGGATTGCGTTCGGTGTCGACGGTTTGCACGCGAGCCGAATAGTCCACATGAGTCACCGCCGGAATCTGCGAACGTCGCTGTCGTAATTTATCGAAGCCCCTGGCCGTTTCCGTCGGTTCAGATTCGCGAATGGTATCCTGAACGTCCGCGACCAGCAGCATATAAGGACTGTCAGTGTCGGCGGCCATCTGGAAGAACTCATGCACATATTCCTTCAGCACGATCGGCGCGAACGGACGGAAGGATTCGCGAAACTTGATTTTCCGGTTCATCACCGTCTGCATTTTCTCACTGCGAGCGTCGCCCAGAATGCTGCGAGCTCCCAACGCCCGCGGGCCAAATTCCATGCGTCCCTGGAACCAGCCGACAACGTTCTCACCAGCAATCAGATTGGCTACCTGCTCACACAAATCGTCGTCGGACGGGCTTACTTCGAACACGGCGCCGACACTCTGTAAAAAGTTCGACACGTTGGCGTCATCGAAGGATGGCCCCAGCAAAGAACCTCGCTGGGCGTCGGGTTTCTGAGGCGTGCGAGGTTTCTCCAAAAGCTGGTGCCATATGAACAACGCGGTGCCCAATGCTCCGCCCGCATCGCCTGACGCGGGCTGAATCCAGACGTTGTCGAACGGCCCGTCCCGCAGGATTTTTCCGTTGCCCACGCAATTCAGAGCCACGCCGCCGGCCAGTACGAGGTTGCTTAGCCGGGTTGTTTGATAGGCATGGGCGGCCATCTTCAGCATCACAACTTCAGTCACGCTTTGGATGGACGCGGCGATGTCCATTTCACGTTGAGTGACTTCTGATTCCGGCTTTCGCGGCGGTCCACCGAACAAGCGGTGCAACTTGTCGGACGTCATCGTCAGGCCCTGGCAGTAGTTGAAGTAGCTCATATCCATGCGGAACGAGCCATCATCCTTCAACGCCAGCAGGTGCTTCAAAATCAGGTCGTGGTACGTCGGTTCGCCGTAAGGTGCCAAGCCCATCAGCTTGTACTCGCCACTGTTCACCTTGAAGCCGGTGTAGTAAGTAAACGCAGAATACAGCAGGCCCAACGAATGCGGGAAGCGAATTTCGTGAGTCAGCTCAATACGGTTTCCGCGGCCGGTTCCCATCGTCGATGTCGACCATTCGCCCACACCGTCGAGCGTCAGAATCGCGGCTTCTTCGAACGGTGACGGAAAGAACGCGCTTGCTGCATGAGACTCATGGTGTTCGGTGAACACAAATCGCCCGGTGTATTCGTTTCGCAAGCCGCGCCGAAGTTCGCGAGGCATGTACAGCTTCTGGTTCAGCCATAACGGCATGGCTTTTCGAAACGAACGGTAGCCGGCCGGCGCGTAGGACAGATACGTTTCCAGCAGCCGTTCAAATTTCCGCAACGGCTTGTCGTAGAAGCCTACGAAATCCAGTTGTGCCGGCGTCAATCCGGCTTCGGAAAGGCAGTAGTCGACGGCGTGTTGAGGAAAGCCTTCGTCGTGTTTCTTCCGAGTGAACCGTTCTTCCTGAGCCGCCGCCACAATTTCACCGTCCACCACCAAAGCGGCGGCGGAGTCGTGGTAGAAGGCGGAGATGCCGAGGATTGCCGTCATTAGGATCGGGCCGATACGGTATGGTCAAGCCCCAAAGGGCGACAGTTGGCTTAATGCCGGACAGCTCCTAGCTCGCAAACGGCAGCTTCTTCCAGATCGCCTGGCGAGCACCAATCAGCACTCCAAGCACCAGGCCGCCCACGTGAGCTCCGTTGGCAATCGGCCCGAACGCGCCCGTCATGCACAATACCAGCCACAACATAAAATAGACGACTGATTGCTGCGGCATGCCGAGTCCAACGTGTGGCTGAGTCTTTCCTTTCATCCACACATAACCGATCAACCCAAAGATGACTCCTGACATGCCACCAAACCGCCACCCTCCCCAATACAGCTGAACAAGGTTCGAGAAAACGGCGAGCAACAGGCACAGAATCACGAACCGTCGAGTCCCCCGGAGAAATTCGATGCCTGTACCGATCGATCTTAAGATCATCATGTTGAACAGAATGTGAATGCAATCCAGATGAATAAAAATGGGGGTGATAAACCGCCAGATCTCACCGCTTTGAAAAATCGGGACCGTTGCTTCTGTGACGGCCTGAGCGTGCATGACGCGCCCGGCGAATTCGGAAGGCTCCTGAAGTTGCAGCCCGCCATTAGCACCGCCCTCCACTGCTGGCATTCCATTCTGCTGGACAAGTTGGCCCATCATCTGTGTCGCCAGGCTCTGAAAATACACTTCAACACTGGGTTCGCCGAACATCCCCAGTTTCTGCAGCAGCACCGAATCGGCGTCATTGCACAAACGTGGAACACCAAATCGCGAAATCTTGACGTCGCTCCAGTCTGTGCACACCAGACTCACAACAACGCAAATTCCAATCATGATGTACGTGGCCGGATAGCAGTGCCACCACGAACCTTCCCACCGTTTTTTCAGGTCGACCTGTTTTTTCGCGGACTCCTTCCGCAGGCGATCAGCTTCTTTCAGAACATGGCGAACTTTGCGTTCTGCGTTCTCATAGCGTTCATGACCGGGGTCCTGCCGGAACTCCTCCAGCATGCCTTCTGCCCTGGGAAGGTCATCATCATTGTGGACCCAGATGGCCCATTCGCCATCGTCTTCTTCCACGGTGGCCTCGATGGCTTCCACCGCCAAATAGGCTCCAAATCGGCTTGCTTGTTGTCGGTCCGCTATCGTCGTTAGTTCGCGCATCAGGTTGCTTTAGGATTTTCTTCAATGACGATCCGGAGACCGCCACGTGTTCTCGGTACGTTTTGGTGGTCAGTGTAGTTCAATTACGTCGCCATCGCGAAGGGCATAATCACGCCCCACAATCTGGCCATCGTGAGCGCCTTCACGCCACATTTTTGCGTGCTGCAGGCGCTGGCCCAGATCGTCGTGAATCTGAAACGCCAGATCCTCAACCGTGCCATTTTCCGCCACAGTAAGCGGAGACGTCAGGTCAGGCGGCTGCCCTGGCGGTTTTGTGAAGACGCGGATTAATCTCAGCATTGCGAAAACCGCTTCTGCCAGTTTTGCCATGCAATCACTGTCTTCTAATTCGACCGGGATCGCCGCATATTCGATGTCAACCAGTTCCCGAAGCAGTTCTAACCGCAGTTGGCTATCTGGATCTGCGGCGTGAGTCACCACCAACAGAGTGGACACGTTTACGACGGCGAAACTGTCTGGATCGAAGCCTGTCTGAGCTGCGAAGCGGGTTTTGCGAGCGGCAAATTCCTCAATCACGTCCGCGCACTCCTGCGGAGCATCATCCGACGAACCATCAAAAACCAGCACTGCCGCGTCCGCCGTCCGCACCAGATTCAGCATCCACGGTTCCAGCTGCCCTGCCACCACCGGTGGGGTATCTACCAACTGCACCTGCACGCCGTTGAATTCCATCATCGCCGGCATCGGTTCTCGCGTGGTGAAGGGAAAGTCGGCGACCTCCGGTTCGGCTCTGGTTAAGTGCTTCAAAATGGCACTCTTGCCGCAGTTCGGGGCCCCCACAATCACAACACGGCCCGCTCCCTGGCGAGGAATCCGAAACGCGCGACCGTCTTTGGGCGCGTTGGCCTGCTTCTGAATTGCCTGCCGCGTCTCCTTCAACCGCGACTTCAAGTCAGCCTGAAGCTTGTCCGTGCCTTTGTGCTTGGGCAGCAGCTGAAGCATCTTCTGAAGGCACTCGAACTGCTCCGCCACCGATTGCGCACGCCGATACTCTCGTTCGGCTTTGTGGTACATCGGTGTCAGATTCGCAGGCATCGCAAAATTCAAGGGGAAGACAGGAGCTCAACGGTGCGTATAATCGTCAGAAGTCGAGTTCATCGCCACCCACGCAGGCACAGTCCGACATGCCCACACCCTCAGACACCCCCAACCGCGGCGGAATCATTCATACGTACCAGAAGTACGATCCCGCTAAGTTTCCGTCGCCGTCCGAGCCACCGCCCGATCTGGTATCGCCGGTGTTCGAACACATGCTGCAATTCGGCTCGATGAGGCAGTTTTCTGAAGAAGAACTGGCGAATGCCATCAAGCTGGATCCCGGTCAGTTTGCCGGTCTGGGCCCGTCGCTGGACCAGTTGATCAAAATGCTGGAAGAACGCAAACAGCAGATCCTGGCCAAATACGAAACTGATTCCGTCGCAAAGAAAGCGGCCAAACAGTACGCCAACGCTGCTCAGGGAGCCCGCCCTGCCGGGAAAATGAAGAAGTCTTTCGAACGAGCGATCCGCGACGAGCAGATTTATCAGCTCGAACATCTGTGGTACCAGGCCGAACGCAACAACCCGCGTTTCGCATCACAACTGCTGCGCCTGATGGAGACGCTCGGCGAAAAATACCAGATCGATCACCTGGCATCGGCTTATGAATTTATCGGCCGCGAATCCATGACGATTCCTCAGGCGATTGAAATTCTTGAAGAGCTGCAGAAGATCGACGAGTTACTGAAGCAGCTTGAAGATGCCAAAGAAAACGCACAGCTCGCGATTATCGACCTGGAC
This DNA window, taken from Fuerstiella marisgermanici, encodes the following:
- a CDS encoding SxtJ family membrane protein, yielding MALLHFNLKPSQRQLRQFGAACAVVVPLIVWFWSRSLSATAWAGVAGLLICGVGLIKPRILQPLFVGLTVLAFPIGLVVGEVALLLMFVGVFLPMAVVFRMIGRDALQRRSVGGHETFWQRRPPTPKSGRYFRQF
- a CDS encoding rhomboid family intramembrane serine protease — its product is MRELTTIADRQQASRFGAYLAVEAIEATVEEDDGEWAIWVHNDDDLPRAEGMLEEFRQDPGHERYENAERKVRHVLKEADRLRKESAKKQVDLKKRWEGSWWHCYPATYIMIGICVVVSLVCTDWSDVKISRFGVPRLCNDADSVLLQKLGMFGEPSVEVYFQSLATQMMGQLVQQNGMPAVEGGANGGLQLQEPSEFAGRVMHAQAVTEATVPIFQSGEIWRFITPIFIHLDCIHILFNMMILRSIGTGIEFLRGTRRFVILCLLLAVFSNLVQLYWGGWRFGGMSGVIFGLIGYVWMKGKTQPHVGLGMPQQSVVYFMLWLVLCMTGAFGPIANGAHVGGLVLGVLIGARQAIWKKLPFAS
- a CDS encoding DUF5989 family protein codes for the protein MTDKTSDHQPTKSETEFEQLAGEDDMGLLAEFWLFIKEEKKWWLTPIIVVSLLVGGLVYLTSSGVAPFIYALF
- a CDS encoding carbamoyltransferase family protein — protein: MTAILGISAFYHDSAAALVVDGEIVAAAQEERFTRKKHDEGFPQHAVDYCLSEAGLTPAQLDFVGFYDKPLRKFERLLETYLSYAPAGYRSFRKAMPLWLNQKLYMPRELRRGLRNEYTGRFVFTEHHESHAASAFFPSPFEEAAILTLDGVGEWSTSTMGTGRGNRIELTHEIRFPHSLGLLYSAFTYYTGFKVNSGEYKLMGLAPYGEPTYHDLILKHLLALKDDGSFRMDMSYFNYCQGLTMTSDKLHRLFGGPPRKPESEVTQREMDIAASIQSVTEVVMLKMAAHAYQTTRLSNLVLAGGVALNCVGNGKILRDGPFDNVWIQPASGDAGGALGTALFIWHQLLEKPRTPQKPDAQRGSLLGPSFDDANVSNFLQSVGAVFEVSPSDDDLCEQVANLIAGENVVGWFQGRMEFGPRALGARSILGDARSEKMQTVMNRKIKFRESFRPFAPIVLKEYVHEFFQMAADTDSPYMLLVADVQDTIRESEPTETARGFDKLRQRRSQIPAVTHVDYSARVQTVDTERNPLLHRLLTTFHTHTGCPVMINTSFNVRSEPIVCTPEDAYRCFMTTDMDVLVLGRHVLKKQEQPNQMSEADRQNHLDQFELD
- a CDS encoding GTPase; amino-acid sequence: MPANLTPMYHKAEREYRRAQSVAEQFECLQKMLQLLPKHKGTDKLQADLKSRLKETRQAIQKQANAPKDGRAFRIPRQGAGRVVIVGAPNCGKSAILKHLTRAEPEVADFPFTTREPMPAMMEFNGVQVQLVDTPPVVAGQLEPWMLNLVRTADAAVLVFDGSSDDAPQECADVIEEFAARKTRFAAQTGFDPDSFAVVNVSTLLVVTHAADPDSQLRLELLRELVDIEYAAIPVELEDSDCMAKLAEAVFAMLRLIRVFTKPPGQPPDLTSPLTVAENGTVEDLAFQIHDDLGQRLQHAKMWREGAHDGQIVGRDYALRDGDVIELH